In Campylobacter anatolicus, the following are encoded in one genomic region:
- a CDS encoding type IV secretory system conjugative DNA transfer family protein has translation MSDNTNNITPLKWLIIFTTSLIMGAILYFLMIWVIFRPSIFNIHIVGLQILQNLGSPMLKFKAYVAVFALIAPFLVCLVWFLMPKFKENDDYGSARFARPSDFKKMSINHETGLVLGAFFKNGKSQFIRATQPLSTLVVAPPGSGKTAGMIIPNLLLVSNSAVVTDIKGELYAKTAGYRQKYLGNEIQLFSPFSWDNTLFFNPFDNSLVKDLEFLHIKKLAEQIASTIFVGEKGKENDHWIVSAKTMFVFFAEYFMQKDKHCTFSQLAQAPKADYFDYLNDEFVKEAMTEESEDEHTGELIPTKRDYNADTFKIWLKQTSFDESLDESTRNQARAYSKAAENEFASIKSTYDTFMKLFSNPQVANATSKMSFKFEDLREKRITMYVVVQTEDIEILAPLIRIFNETLFKKIMSGAECSDPNKFIYWFGDEFVRFGTMPFVLEAPALCRSYGMLPVYVTQSYEQVAEYYGDGKKNILKNNSGYQIIFNMNSDKDAEDTSKLIGDYTNIKISKSQGNLDLFKSNISKSKEGKKLVTAQDLKNQDSSDVLILVKGFYKMPIKAKVPYWFKIDKFKGADKISVIHNTNNDENETKPSENIDNVETNIQENKKSDLEKMGITIT, from the coding sequence ATGAGTGACAACACAAATAATATCACGCCACTTAAATGGCTAATTATATTTACTACTTCACTTATAATGGGGGCTATCTTATACTTTTTAATGATATGGGTAATTTTTAGACCCAGTATTTTTAATATACATATTGTAGGACTTCAAATTTTACAAAATCTCGGTAGTCCTATGCTTAAATTTAAAGCTTATGTGGCTGTATTTGCACTAATTGCACCATTTTTGGTGTGCTTGGTTTGGTTTTTAATGCCTAAATTTAAAGAAAATGATGATTATGGTTCAGCAAGATTTGCAAGACCTAGTGATTTTAAAAAGATGAGTATTAATCACGAAACAGGTTTAGTTTTAGGTGCATTTTTTAAAAACGGAAAATCACAGTTTATTAGAGCAACACAGCCACTTTCTACTTTGGTTGTTGCACCACCAGGGTCTGGAAAGACGGCTGGTATGATTATCCCTAATTTGCTTTTAGTGTCAAATTCTGCAGTAGTTACAGATATTAAAGGCGAATTATATGCAAAAACAGCTGGTTATCGTCAAAAATATCTAGGTAATGAGATACAATTATTTTCCCCTTTTAGCTGGGACAATACACTATTTTTTAATCCTTTTGATAATAGCCTAGTTAAAGACTTAGAATTTTTACATATTAAAAAGTTGGCCGAACAAATTGCTTCTACTATATTTGTTGGCGAGAAAGGGAAAGAAAATGACCACTGGATAGTTTCTGCAAAGACAATGTTTGTGTTTTTTGCTGAGTATTTTATGCAAAAAGATAAACATTGCACATTTTCCCAACTAGCACAAGCACCAAAAGCTGATTATTTTGACTATCTTAATGATGAATTTGTAAAAGAGGCTATGACGGAGGAAAGTGAGGACGAGCATACTGGCGAATTGATACCAACCAAAAGAGACTACAATGCTGATACTTTTAAAATTTGGCTAAAGCAAACCAGTTTTGATGAGAGTCTTGACGAAAGCACTAGAAATCAAGCAAGAGCTTACTCAAAGGCAGCCGAAAACGAATTTGCAAGCATAAAATCAACATACGATACCTTTATGAAGCTTTTCTCAAATCCTCAAGTGGCGAATGCTACAAGCAAAATGAGTTTTAAATTTGAGGATTTAAGAGAAAAACGCATAACTATGTATGTAGTAGTTCAAACTGAGGACATTGAAATACTTGCACCACTTATAAGAATTTTTAATGAAACATTATTTAAAAAGATAATGAGTGGAGCAGAATGCTCTGACCCTAATAAATTTATTTATTGGTTTGGAGATGAATTTGTTAGATTTGGCACTATGCCTTTTGTGCTTGAGGCACCAGCATTATGTCGTAGTTATGGAATGCTACCAGTTTATGTAACACAAAGCTACGAGCAAGTTGCCGAATATTATGGAGATGGCAAAAAGAATATCTTAAAAAATAACAGCGGTTATCAGATAATTTTTAATATGAATAGCGACAAGGACGCAGAGGACACAAGCAAACTTATAGGCGACTACACAAATATCAAAATTTCAAAATCACAGGGCAATTTGGATTTATTTAAATCAAATATTAGTAAATCAAAAGAGGGTAAAAAACTCGTAACAGCACAAGATTTAAAAAATCAAGATAGTAGCGATGTTTTAATTCTAGTCAAAGGTTTTTATAAAATGCCAATTAAAGCCAAAGTGCCTTACTGGTTTAAAATTGACAAATTTAAGGGAGCAGACAAAATTTCAGTAATTCATAATACCAACAATGATGAAAATGAAACAAAACCAAGTGAAAATATCGACAATGTAGAAACAAATATACAAGAAAATAAAAAAAGCGACCTAGAAAAAATGGGAATTACAATAACTTGA
- a CDS encoding type IV secretion system protein, with protein sequence MADSKDMAVIKDDKWLNDLIGITNDIITKLLEGIYKSVSEMLHNNVSYTIVMMVIMFWLLNILKNGYPTRGEIFNAGKWLFMVCFVMAIFGSYSVYESFISWLMIPAQWVRGGVSVIFDTNSADGFAGMVTSAINKISTLGSMLWDKTIAILKNEATLGTEWLAYFKAPFMLFWYGVYYLVFMIAVFGVTAIIFVSTFMASLLLCGCAIVLPFLTISTLKQYFFSWLKLFISYTLYAPLGLIVLSLAVTPINNLTGLLNENKVEQILNNQFSAFFAPILICTLCIYLLKQIPDWIQQIVGASGGAMGTSAGSDMAKTAGAVGIGGALGAGLAYSISRVAGGGFRNFAKSIGSAISGGLQGSINATPGGRTLQKASEAMLGGIANQTENIGGIAGKTFKTFKGGFAVP encoded by the coding sequence ATGGCTGATAGTAAAGATATGGCAGTAATAAAAGACGACAAATGGCTTAACGACTTAATAGGTATTACCAACGATATTATTACAAAATTACTCGAGGGCATTTATAAAAGTGTGTCAGAAATGCTACATAATAATGTATCTTATACAATTGTAATGATGGTTATAATGTTTTGGTTGTTAAATATCCTAAAAAATGGCTACCCAACAAGGGGGGAGATATTTAATGCTGGAAAATGGCTATTTATGGTATGTTTTGTTATGGCTATTTTTGGTTCGTATAGTGTTTATGAAAGCTTTATAAGTTGGCTAATGATACCAGCCCAATGGGTTCGTGGAGGAGTATCGGTAATATTTGATACAAATAGTGCTGATGGATTTGCAGGTATGGTAACAAGTGCAATAAATAAAATTTCAACTCTAGGCAGTATGTTGTGGGATAAAACAATTGCGATACTAAAAAACGAGGCTACTCTTGGAACTGAATGGCTTGCCTATTTTAAAGCACCATTTATGTTGTTTTGGTATGGGGTGTATTATTTAGTATTTATGATAGCTGTTTTTGGTGTAACAGCTATCATATTTGTTTCTACCTTTATGGCTTCACTGCTACTATGTGGTTGTGCTATTGTTCTACCATTCTTAACAATTAGCACACTAAAACAATACTTTTTTTCGTGGCTAAAACTATTTATTAGTTACACACTATATGCACCACTGGGTCTTATTGTCCTATCATTAGCGGTAACGCCAATAAATAATCTAACTGGTTTATTAAATGAAAATAAGGTAGAGCAAATTTTAAACAATCAATTTAGTGCTTTTTTTGCACCAATTTTAATATGTACGCTTTGTATATATTTATTAAAACAAATTCCAGACTGGATACAACAAATAGTTGGTGCTAGTGGCGGAGCTATGGGAACTAGTGCTGGTAGTGATATGGCAAAAACAGCTGGAGCAGTAGGTATAGGTGGTGCATTAGGTGCTGGGTTGGCTTATAGTATAAGTAGAGTAGCTGGAGGTGGATTTAGGAATTTTGCAAAATCAATAGGAAGTGCAATAAGTGGTGGTTTGCAAGGTTCAATTAATGCAACACCTGGCGGTAGAACTTTGCAAAAAGCAAGTGAAGCTATGTTAGGTGGGATTGCTAATCAAACTGAAAATATTGGAGGTATCGCAGGAAAAACATTTAAAACTTTTAAAGGCGGTTTTGCTGTGCCTTAA
- a CDS encoding TrbM/KikA/MpfK family conjugal transfer protein, with amino-acid sequence MKKIIIPISGLVILSNTLMANGELTGDMKLACEAILCLSSGTRPSECAPALRRYFSIKAKKAHETIKKRKNFLKLCPTDETAKIDNNYESLIDTLSNVSSGCDANTLNRITQKSKATVSHKLDNEGYSYPVYERTIRITPKKPQYCIDLEKHTYGIDNQRVKYTCNGEYFFVTDWQRGYKLKQINEADFKLLPSNISLKQNNPAYKECDNYEYSYKQKQCRQKTPQFLFFEKIAINKKCWVETE; translated from the coding sequence ATGAAAAAAATCATTATCCCTATTTCAGGATTAGTTATCCTATCTAATACATTAATGGCTAATGGCGAACTAACTGGCGATATGAAATTGGCGTGTGAGGCTATTTTGTGTTTAAGTAGCGGAACACGCCCTAGCGAGTGTGCTCCAGCATTAAGGCGATACTTTTCAATTAAGGCCAAAAAAGCCCACGAAACTATTAAAAAAAGAAAGAATTTCTTAAAACTTTGTCCTACCGATGAAACGGCAAAAATTGACAATAACTACGAAAGTCTTATCGATACACTATCAAATGTCAGTAGTGGTTGCGACGCTAATACTCTAAATAGAATAACACAAAAGAGCAAAGCTACCGTAAGTCATAAACTAGATAACGAAGGTTACTCTTATCCAGTTTATGAACGAACAATTAGGATAACTCCTAAAAAGCCACAATATTGCATAGATTTAGAAAAACATACATACGGCATAGACAACCAAAGAGTCAAATATACTTGCAATGGCGAATATTTTTTTGTTACTGACTGGCAAAGAGGTTATAAGCTAAAACAAATCAATGAAGCCGATTTTAAACTTCTGCCCAGCAATATTAGTTTAAAGCAAAACAATCCAGCATATAAAGAATGCGATAATTATGAGTATTCTTATAAGCAAAAACAATGTCGTCAAAAAACACCACAATTTTTATTCTTTGAAAAAATCGCAATTAATAAAAAATGCTGGGTAGAAACAGAGTAG
- a CDS encoding DNA type IV secretion system protein ComB10: MRKLTFSVITASLLFCPTFANESIFAKTNEKGEINASEQKRADEKVRNLHNEANLNHLFENSKFPVDGYIYKAGFREPKIQNDELTKALQKLEELEKQQSNNTTKISDQKDQEFQEAQERNRRANELKTQLKEQNQNLKQEIRQDTQTAYERKIKRLLKDELLGERNNAIKEMRQNNNFGVDSFSNQKPVDISTNEHRLYRTIRAGRMIPAILTTAISSDLSGIVTAQIEQDIYATMGRAVLIPRGSKAIGFYTNNTKIGHERLEIKWREIITPQGINIMLTEAIVADNMGMNGAVGAINNKYWERYGIAYSISTITNALLLGIVSKINNGNNTNNQYVSEIYSNARSDVSSVVQDIIQQQSQIKPTIEIKSGSRIFLVPTNHMWFAKPKNGEVLMKYFIEE; the protein is encoded by the coding sequence ATGAGAAAATTGACATTTTCAGTTATAACAGCCTCTTTGCTATTTTGTCCTACTTTTGCCAATGAGAGTATTTTTGCTAAAACTAACGAAAAAGGCGAAATAAATGCTAGTGAGCAAAAAAGAGCAGATGAAAAAGTAAGAAATTTGCACAATGAAGCAAACTTAAATCATCTTTTTGAAAATTCTAAATTCCCAGTTGATGGCTATATATATAAAGCAGGGTTTAGAGAGCCAAAAATTCAAAATGATGAGCTAACAAAGGCTCTGCAAAAATTAGAGGAGTTGGAAAAACAGCAATCTAATAATACAACAAAAATATCAGACCAAAAAGACCAAGAATTTCAAGAGGCACAAGAAAGAAATCGTCGTGCAAATGAACTAAAAACACAATTAAAAGAACAAAATCAAAATTTAAAACAAGAAATAAGACAAGATACCCAAACTGCCTACGAACGTAAGATTAAACGTCTTTTAAAAGATGAACTTTTAGGCGAAAGAAACAATGCCATAAAAGAAATGAGACAAAATAATAATTTTGGTGTTGATAGCTTTTCAAATCAAAAGCCAGTTGATATAAGCACAAACGAACATAGATTATACCGCACAATTAGAGCTGGTAGAATGATACCAGCTATTTTAACAACAGCTATAAGCTCTGATTTAAGCGGAATAGTAACAGCCCAAATAGAACAAGATATTTACGCCACAATGGGCCGAGCTGTGCTGATCCCACGTGGCTCAAAAGCCATAGGATTTTATACAAATAATACCAAAATAGGACACGAGAGGCTAGAAATTAAATGGCGAGAAATTATTACGCCACAAGGCATAAATATAATGCTAACAGAGGCAATCGTGGCTGATAATATGGGTATGAATGGAGCAGTTGGAGCAATAAACAATAAATACTGGGAAAGATATGGTATAGCTTACTCAATATCAACTATCACAAACGCATTGCTTTTAGGCATTGTTTCAAAAATAAATAATGGTAATAATACAAATAATCAATATGTAAGTGAAATTTACTCAAATGCTAGAAGCGATGTAAGTTCGGTGGTTCAAGACATAATACAGCAACAAAGCCAAATTAAGCCAACAATTGAAATCAAAAGTGGAAGTCGTATATTTTTAGTGCCAACAAACCATATGTGGTTTGCAAAGCCGAAAAATGGCGAAGTTTTAATGAAATATTTTATAGAGGAGTAA
- a CDS encoding type IA DNA topoisomerase: MTNTIIIIESPNKCDKIEHITGAKVYATKGHFKELTNEIVVNYQSYEPVFEFKNESKSRINAMFNDCKGKDVIIATDPDREGYGIGYMVYETIKNVAKSVKRAEFHEITESGIKKGLANALPFASSNLKEFDSFKARAVGDKLVGFIMSPTYINKLNDKNNSVGRVQTPALALIVARELEIKAFYENKANAKIDYKIKAKLKTKDGIEFNALNDNIFVSKDEANAKISDLNGSNAKVYQIDTKEAQIKPKPPFRTSQLQEIANKRLGFSSDKTMSLAQKLFEKGLITYHRTDSNSLSNEFIDEVGAKFGNEEWYEKREYKAGSQSQAEAHEAVRISHIHGYADIQAIADKEKLSSDEKELYELIYLNSIQSQAKNAINENTTYDIDIKTLSFKAKTSKCIYKGFKNAIVVTNDDDDEKDKEAQEIALNLKQGDELYIIGFELQEVKKQPPQHYKESNFISLLEKEGIGRPSTYATFLPKLLERDYVKIETKGKNNNIIATSKGINFIQTIKENNDDWITQSEFTKQMENVLDEISSGKVAYLDFIRPLHEKMGFKKLSNGETKPPSEKQLEWAKSIAKALSIALPSGIEADWKICSNFIEKNKDKVVTPPTDKQLSFAKKLAKDNNTELPKNIEKDSGICSKFITKYTKGK, from the coding sequence ATGACGAACACAATCATCATCATCGAAAGCCCAAACAAGTGCGATAAAATAGAGCATATCACCGGTGCAAAAGTTTATGCCACAAAAGGACACTTTAAAGAGCTTACAAATGAGATAGTAGTCAATTATCAAAGCTATGAGCCAGTATTTGAATTTAAAAATGAAAGCAAAAGCCGAATAAATGCAATGTTTAATGATTGTAAAGGCAAAGACGTCATAATCGCAACAGACCCTGATCGCGAAGGTTATGGTATTGGCTATATGGTATATGAAACCATTAAAAACGTAGCAAAAAGTGTAAAAAGAGCAGAATTTCACGAGATAACCGAAAGTGGTATCAAAAAAGGATTAGCCAATGCCCTGCCATTTGCAAGTTCAAATTTAAAAGAGTTTGATAGCTTTAAAGCAAGAGCGGTAGGCGATAAACTAGTGGGCTTTATAATGTCGCCAACTTATATCAACAAATTAAATGATAAAAATAATAGCGTTGGTAGAGTTCAAACTCCAGCACTTGCATTAATCGTTGCAAGAGAGCTAGAGATTAAAGCCTTTTATGAAAACAAGGCAAATGCAAAGATTGATTATAAAATAAAAGCCAAGCTAAAAACAAAAGACGGCATAGAATTTAATGCTTTAAACGATAATATCTTTGTAAGCAAAGATGAAGCAAATGCTAAAATTTCAGATTTAAATGGCTCTAACGCAAAAGTTTATCAAATCGATACCAAAGAGGCACAAATAAAGCCAAAGCCACCATTTAGAACCTCACAACTTCAAGAGATAGCTAATAAAAGATTGGGCTTTTCAAGTGATAAGACAATGAGCTTAGCTCAAAAGTTATTTGAGAAAGGTTTAATCACATATCATAGAACCGACAGTAATAGCCTATCAAATGAATTTATAGATGAAGTTGGTGCTAAATTTGGCAATGAAGAGTGGTATGAAAAAAGGGAGTATAAAGCAGGTAGCCAAAGCCAAGCAGAGGCTCACGAAGCCGTGCGTATCTCGCATATTCACGGATATGCTGATATACAGGCTATTGCTGATAAAGAAAAGTTAAGTAGTGATGAAAAAGAGCTTTATGAGTTAATCTATCTAAACTCTATCCAAAGCCAAGCTAAGAATGCAATTAATGAAAACACTACATATGACATCGATATAAAAACACTTAGCTTTAAAGCAAAGACTAGCAAATGTATTTACAAAGGCTTTAAAAATGCCATTGTAGTTACAAATGATGATGACGATGAAAAAGATAAAGAAGCACAGGAGATAGCCTTAAATTTAAAACAAGGCGATGAGCTTTATATAATAGGCTTTGAGCTACAAGAAGTTAAAAAACAACCACCACAGCACTACAAAGAGAGTAACTTTATCTCCCTTTTAGAAAAAGAAGGGATTGGGCGACCAAGCACATACGCTACATTTTTACCAAAGCTACTTGAAAGAGATTATGTAAAAATTGAAACCAAAGGTAAAAACAATAACATCATAGCTACAAGCAAGGGTATAAATTTCATACAGACCATAAAAGAGAACAACGACGACTGGATTACACAAAGCGAATTTACAAAGCAAATGGAAAATGTGCTAGATGAAATAAGTAGTGGCAAAGTAGCTTATCTTGATTTTATTCGCCCACTTCACGAGAAAATGGGCTTTAAAAAACTAAGCAATGGCGAAACAAAACCACCAAGCGAGAAACAGCTTGAATGGGCAAAAAGCATAGCAAAAGCTTTAAGCATAGCATTACCAAGTGGCATTGAAGCAGACTGGAAAATTTGTAGCAACTTTATAGAGAAAAATAAAGACAAAGTGGTAACACCACCAACGGACAAGCAGTTATCTTTTGCCAAGAAATTAGCAAAAGATAACAATACAGAATTACCAAAAAATATTGAAAAAGATAGTGGTATCTGCTCTAAATTTATAACAAAGTATACAAAAGGCAAATAA
- a CDS encoding ArdC-like ssDNA-binding domain-containing protein: MAKAKAKIQEQAVEQVQPAQQEPSYKAWEDRSNAERQTSINEYAKIMIAGAMKTKNADWLKDMSAKQIDETMPFDASNGKPYQGISSIILRSAVTMNGYENAEFLSMKQANLMGATLKKEIDEQGNVKYPKGAKIAFYKEYEYQPKLDSNGKQLYKTIKDKYGVEKQQPAMEKVYLKEPKLETLTLYHTSQFDDLDRSKLKERDLTNLNAKREANKDKSYDVRPKLNGLGMGANTTNDLNNFINSQNKGIDYEKIQHRQFNQQRVYTQDLNKGNER, translated from the coding sequence ATGGCAAAAGCTAAAGCAAAAATACAAGAACAAGCAGTAGAGCAAGTGCAACCAGCACAGCAAGAGCCTAGTTATAAGGCGTGGGAGGATAGAAGCAATGCTGAAAGACAAACTTCTATTAACGAATACGCAAAAATAATGATAGCGGGTGCAATGAAAACTAAAAATGCAGACTGGTTAAAAGATATGTCAGCAAAGCAAATTGATGAAACTATGCCATTTGACGCTTCAAATGGCAAACCATATCAAGGCATTAGCTCTATTATTTTACGCTCGGCAGTAACGATGAATGGCTATGAAAATGCAGAATTTCTATCAATGAAACAAGCAAATTTAATGGGTGCAACTCTAAAAAAAGAGATAGACGAACAAGGAAACGTCAAGTATCCAAAAGGTGCAAAGATAGCATTTTACAAAGAATACGAATATCAACCAAAGCTTGATAGTAATGGAAAACAACTCTATAAAACAATAAAAGATAAATACGGAGTTGAAAAACAACAACCAGCTATGGAAAAAGTATATCTAAAAGAGCCAAAACTTGAAACTTTAACCCTTTATCACACTTCTCAATTTGATGACCTTGATAGAAGTAAGCTAAAAGAAAGAGACCTTACTAATCTAAATGCAAAAAGAGAGGCTAATAAAGACAAATCCTATGACGTTAGACCTAAGCTTAATGGGCTTGGAATGGGAGCAAATACTACCAACGATTTGAATAATTTTATAAATTCTCAAAACAAAGGGATTGATTATGAAAAAATTCAACACAGGCAGTTTAACCAACAAAGAGTTTATACGCAGGATTTAAACAAGGGCAATGAGCGTTAA
- a CDS encoding plasmid mobilization relaxosome protein MobC codes for MSATDYKKSKKQRYNIFLATDDLERLMQICKERNESKSAVIRKLITCTKFLHIIEQIELNNKLNIDLLYELTKCGINLNQIAYHLNIDVTKDDEAKSDFLKAFRDFTNFINDFKKRSENEMIKLTTNQTRKLTITKEKKEW; via the coding sequence ATGAGTGCAACTGATTACAAAAAAAGTAAAAAACAAAGATATAACATATTTTTAGCAACTGATGATTTAGAACGCCTTATGCAAATTTGTAAAGAGCGAAATGAAAGCAAATCGGCTGTTATTAGAAAACTTATTACTTGCACAAAATTTTTACACATTATAGAACAAATAGAACTCAACAATAAACTAAATATTGACCTCTTATACGAGCTTACAAAATGCGGTATAAACTTAAATCAAATAGCATATCATCTAAATATTGACGTAACCAAAGACGATGAAGCAAAGAGCGATTTTTTAAAAGCTTTTAGGGATTTTACAAATTTTATAAACGATTTTAAAAAACGTTCAGAAAATGAAATGATAAAACTAACAACAAACCAAACAAGAAAACTAACAATAACAAAAGAAAAAAAGGAATGGTAA
- a CDS encoding ATPase, T2SS/T4P/T4SS family, whose translation MSVSTYLKNILAHLKPYLELKANELCFNEPKKICVDYGNHWEYIDDESLDLRLLNDFLVELATSRHQQFDEKHCHLSCELPAPFLRYRVQAQHSSSLFNSQISICIRIPSKERYPLENFVLSEKVINDGWTYDKIKSLIHDRKNVLLSGGTGSGKTSFLNSLMGEIDANERIVTIEDSQELQVDNKNKTQLAVPKIATEIYSYQVAIDNAMRLRPDRLFLGEIDIRNTFSFLRVNNTGHAGNLSTLHANNPKDAIKAIKTNVILGGGLSNADDTMLESLIVTAIDYIIQIQRDYHTNQRVITDILNVKEQDLQRLAI comes from the coding sequence ATGAGCGTCAGCACTTATTTAAAAAATATTTTGGCTCACTTAAAACCATATTTGGAACTTAAAGCAAATGAACTTTGCTTTAATGAGCCAAAAAAGATTTGTGTCGATTATGGGAACCACTGGGAATACATAGATGATGAAAGTCTTGATTTAAGATTGCTAAATGATTTTTTAGTAGAATTAGCCACTAGTCGTCATCAACAATTTGACGAAAAGCATTGTCATCTAAGTTGCGAGCTACCAGCTCCATTTTTACGTTATAGGGTGCAAGCACAACATAGCTCATCACTATTTAACTCGCAAATTTCAATATGTATAAGAATACCAAGTAAAGAGCGTTATCCACTAGAAAATTTTGTTCTAAGCGAGAAAGTTATAAATGACGGCTGGACTTATGACAAGATTAAAAGCCTTATTCACGATAGAAAAAATGTCCTTTTAAGTGGCGGAACTGGAAGCGGAAAAACTAGCTTTTTAAACTCACTAATGGGCGAAATAGACGCTAATGAGCGTATTGTAACAATTGAGGATAGCCAAGAATTACAAGTAGATAATAAAAATAAAACACAACTTGCAGTGCCAAAAATAGCTACTGAAATTTATAGTTATCAAGTCGCAATTGATAACGCAATGAGACTTCGTCCTGATAGGTTGTTTTTGGGAGAGATTGACATAAGAAATACTTTTTCATTTTTACGTGTAAATAATACAGGACACGCTGGAAATTTAAGCACACTTCACGCAAATAATCCAAAGGACGCCATAAAAGCAATAAAGACAAACGTCATACTAGGTGGTGGGCTATCAAATGCAGATGACACTATGCTTGAAAGCTTAATCGTTACAGCAATCGACTACATTATTCAAATACAAAGAGATTACCACACCAATCAAAGAGTAATAACAGACATACTGAATGTAAAAGAGCAAGATTTGCAAAGGTTAGCAATATGA
- the ssb gene encoding single-stranded DNA-binding protein has protein sequence MHTYVSVIGNLTRNIELRYTSSGMTIGNTAIASTHKYSINGEKREETCFIDIAFMGKTAEIANQYLQKGSKIFIDGRLKFDQWTDNNGQSRSKHSIVVEKMVMLDSKKQESNEKEPQQEQEPPQLINEQLDKQHIETNEQNNIFDSNQNEQVNESN, from the coding sequence ATGCATACTTACGTATCCGTGATCGGAAATTTAACAAGGAATATCGAACTTAGATATACGTCATCAGGTATGACTATTGGCAACACAGCAATAGCTTCAACGCATAAATACAGCATAAATGGCGAGAAAAGAGAGGAAACTTGCTTTATAGATATTGCCTTTATGGGTAAAACAGCCGAAATTGCAAATCAATATTTGCAAAAAGGCTCAAAAATTTTTATAGACGGCAGATTAAAATTTGACCAATGGACAGATAATAACGGGCAAAGCAGAAGTAAGCACAGCATAGTTGTCGAAAAGATGGTAATGCTTGATAGTAAAAAGCAAGAGAGCAACGAAAAAGAGCCACAGCAAGAGCAAGAGCCACCACAACTTATTAACGAACAACTAGACAAACAACATATAGAAACTAACGAACAAAATAATATATTTGACAGCAATCAAAATGAGCAAGTAAATGAGAGCAACTAA